In Erigeron canadensis isolate Cc75 chromosome 6, C_canadensis_v1, whole genome shotgun sequence, the following are encoded in one genomic region:
- the LOC122602970 gene encoding uncharacterized protein LOC122602970 — protein MAVAVSSWFTMVAAIYFQMTADSKDTFSIYKAEFGFGWFEIQLLWAARNLGASLGFLTDLLYSKLTNVEGNARKNLRVCIVYLIGAAFLAVGYLLVRWFIGDKEPGFHVILFFAMVIAGQGQNVVTTANLMVFAVHFPNNGAAVGIIQAYSSFGSYVFILLNDVFFKGSPRMLLVSMAVLPAIISIFFAAGLAFSNWRNNQELNSDGYLLKSFGWCGVFAAFWITVMKGVNFPNQNVAAAGGTQLDTIATVAAGPNPTSGDPVASTQNTATGDDAPIRYPIRERILILVPEAMNICYLLLLFAAGSSLGTYMVVSQHIDIFSKPYGYSKTSNKNLVSIWSGLNFIGNICGGLLSDRICKRFGYSRVWVIACSQILMIIGNFVCAFAPTLLYGMVLLAFASGVVGGVVPNIVCELFGIENFRTNYNNIRVVAAIVAFGLKFIAKSEKASVQNCHGNKCFQALFIISAVVCLGSMIVAVVMIYINNENQQGEEGTGETGGTTDAS, from the exons ATGGCAGTAGCAGTTAGCAGCTGGTTCACAATGGTGGCTGCCATTTACTTCCAGATGACAGCAGACTCTAAGGATACCTTTTCTATATACAAAGCAGAATTCGGGTTCGGTTGGTTTGAAATTCAACTACTTTGGGCTGCCAGAAATCTTGGAGCGAGTCTCGGCTTTCTCACAGACTTATTGTATTCAAAACTGACGAATGTCGAAGGAAACGCGAGAAAGAATCTAAGGGTGTGCATCGTGTATTTAATTGGTGCGGCGTTTCTGGCTGTTGGGTATCTTCTTGTGCGTTGGTTCATCGGAGATAAAGAACCAGGATTCCATGTCATACTATTTTTTGCAATGGTCATTGCCGGGCAAGGTCAGAATGTAGTGACCACGGCCAATCTAATGGTTTTCGCCGTCCATTTTCCAAACAATGGGGCAGCAGTGGGGATCATTCAA GCCTACTCGTCGTTTGGTAGTTATGTATTCATACTATTGAATGATGTGTTTTTCAAAGGAAGCCCCAGAATGTTGTTGGTGTCCATGGCAGTTCTGCCGGCAATTATTTCAATTTTCTTCGCAGCCGGATTGGCCTTCTCGAATTGGCGAAACAACCAAGAATTAAACTCGGATGGATACCTACTGAAAAGTTTCGGTTGGTGTGGTGTATTCGCGGCATTTTGGATAACAGTTATGAAA GGAGTCAACTTCCCAAATCAGAACGTTGCTGCAGCTGGTGGGACGCAGCTGGACACAATTGCGACTGTTGCAGCTGGTCCAAACCCAACTTCTGGTGATCCTGTAGCATCCACCCAAAATACTGCTACTGGTGATGATGCTCCGATTCGTTATCCAATCCGAGAGAGGATTTTAATCTTAGTTCCTGAAGCGATGAATATCTGTTATTTGTTATTGCTTTTTGCTGCCGGTAGTAGTCTAGGGACCTATATGGTCGTAAGTCAACATATAGATATCTTCAGCAAGCCGTACGGTTACTCCAAGACAAGCAACAAGAATCTTGTATCGATATGGAGCGGGTTAAATTTTATTGGTAACATATGCGGCGGATTATTATCGGACCGGATTTGCAAACGATTTGGTTACAGCCGCGTATGGGTGATTGCGTGTTCTCAGATCCTGATGATTATCGGAAACTTTGTTTGTGCATTTGCGCCGACCTTGCTCTATGGAATGGTTTTATTAGCATTTGCTTCGGGGGTCGTAGGAGGTGTGGTTCCAAACATAGTTTGCGAACTATTTGGAATCGAAAACTTCCGAACTAATTATAACAACATCCGAGTTGTTGCCGCCATAGTTGCTTTTGGGTTGAAATTTATTGCGAAAAGCGAGAAAGCGTCCGTGCAGAATTGTCACGGGAACAAGTGTTTCCAGGCTTTATTTATCATATCTGCGGTCGTTTGTTTGGGTAGCATGATAGTTGCGGTTGTTATGATATACATCAACAACGAAAATCAACAAGGTGAAGAAGGCACAGGGGAGACGGGGGGAACGACAGATGCCagctga